The following are from one region of the Carcharodon carcharias isolate sCarCar2 chromosome 27, sCarCar2.pri, whole genome shotgun sequence genome:
- the LOC121270127 gene encoding gastrula zinc finger protein XlCGF7.1-like: MVLQAIRALDVTLREEGRDLASRKCCRQLSLHCLSSKGVRQESGAEGEPVGEGRAAQSEESPMGSPEPVGSRETLEGGGGPPGCGVCGRRFSRAANLAKHRCQKKAAPAHRCADCGWAFGYPSQLEAHRRTHTGEKPFACSLPCGKAFTRLSSLLAHRRTHTGEKPFACSLCGKAFTRAFSLLAHRRCRHSGQQAYVCPLCGKGFAQAFHLLTHQRVHTGERPFQCPECGKAFAQSSSLLTHRRVHTGERPFRCPECGKSFTQSCSLLRHRRIHT, encoded by the exons ATGGTCCTCCAAGCAATCAGAGCCCTGGACGTGACGTTGCGTGAGGAGGGGCGGGACCTTGCATCCCGGAAGTGTTGTCGCCAGCTGTCTCTTCATTGTCTCTCAAGCAAAGGAGTCCGGCA GGAGTCCGGAGCGGAAGGAGAGCCGGTTGGTGAGGGGAGGGCGGCGCAGAGTGAGGAATCGCCGATGGGGAGTCCGGAGCCGGTGGGGAGCCGGGAGACGTTGGAGGGCGGTGGGGGGCCGCCCGGCTGCGGGGTCTGCGGCCGGAGGTTCAGCCGGGCCGCCAACCTGGCCAAGCACCGGTGCCAGAAGAAGGCGGCGCCGGCTCACCGCTGCGCCGACTGCGGCTGGGCCTTTGGCTACCCCTCCCAGCTGGAGGCCCACCGGCGCACGCACACCGGCGAGAAGCCCTTCGCCTGCTCGCTCCCCTGCGGCAAGGCCTTTACCCGCCTGTCCAGCCTGCTGGCCCACCGGCGGACACACACCGGGGAGAAGCCCTTCGCCTGCTCCCTGTGCGGCAAGGCCTTCACCCGGGCCTTCAGCCTGCTGGCCCACCGCCGGTGCCGGCACTCCGGCCAGCAGGCCTACGTCTGCCCGCTCTGCGGCAAGGGCTTCGCCCAGGCCTTCCACCTCCTGACCCACCAGCGGGTCCACACCGGCGAGCGGCCCTTCCAGTGCCCCGAGTGCGGCAAGGCCTTCGCCCAGTCCTCCAGCCTCCTGACCCACCGGCGGGTCCACACCGGCGAGCGGCCCTTCCGGTGCCCCGAGTGCGGCAAGAGCTTCACCCAGTCCTGCAGCCTCCTGCGGCACCGGCGCATCCACACCTGA